The window CCGCCGGCGCTCCACAGGCCGGCGAAGACCGGGGTGGTGTACGCACCACCGGGCTCCAGGAGCAGCAGGCCCGAGTCGTCGTATCCGGCGCCGCCGGTGATCTGGACGCGCCCGTCCGGGAGCTGGGCCACGGAGATCCGCCAGGAGCCGGACCAGCCGAGCGCGCATCCGTAGACCTCGCCGTGCTCCTCGGTGGCGTCGGTGTCGAGCGCCACCCAGGGCAGGTGCTGGTGGCCGGTGTGCCCGCGGCGGCTGCCGATGATCTTCTCGCCGTAGGTGAGCGGCGCGGTGGTGAGCCGGGACTCGGCGGCCCAGCGGCCGTGCAGCTGGGACAGCCGCCAGCCCTCGCGGTCGGGCAGGGTCCAGGTGGCGGCGTCGGCGCGCAGCAGCTCCACGCGCGCCCGGCCGCCGTTGGCCACGGTCACCCAGCGCTCGACCACGTCACCGCGCATCCGGTGGTGCAGGGTGATCGCCACACCGTCGTCGTCGAAGAGCAGCCGCAGTTCCTCCCCGTCGCCGGCGGTCCCGTACGACACGAAGCGCCACTCGGTGCCGCGGCGTTCCTCGGTGCGCACGGACAGGGCGGGGCGGACGAAGCGGGGGCCGCCCTCGACCGGGTACTCCTCACGGCCGTCGAGCGGGGACTCGAAGGGCCAGTAGCCGGGCAGGGGGTTCGCGGCCAGGGCCTCGGCGTCTTCGAGCGCGATCCGCGGCCCCCAATGGAGGTGCAGCAGCTCGTCGGCCTCGGTGAGGTGCAGGGCATAACTACTGGTGGGACCCGACAGGAGCCAGGTACGACCGTCTTCGGCGATGTCCACCATCGAGACCTCACAGGTGTCAACAGATCCGCTCAAGCGCGAACATCATCAGGCTCCGTAACCCCTGGTGGCAACGCCTGTGGACAACTCATTGCCTGAGGAAAGTGATGTCGTATGGTCGACGGAGCGCCCGTCGACGAGCCGCGCCGGCGGGGCCGACCGCGAGGAGCCCCCGTGACGCAGCAGGTCCCGTCGACCGAGCCGGAGCTGGCCGGTGTGCGCAATTTCCGTGACGTGGGCGGGCTGCCCACCGTGGACGGTCGGCGGGTGCGCCAGGGAGTCCTGTTCCGCAGTGGCCATCTCGCGCACGCGACGCCGGCGGACGCGGCCTTCCTCGCCACCCTGGGCCTGCACACGATCTTCGACTTCCGCAACGCGGCCGACCAGAAGCTGGAGGGCCCCGACGTCGAACTGCCCGGCGTGCGGAACGTGAACCTGCCGTTGAGCGACCCGGCGGACGGCGCCGAGTTCTGGAAGATGGTGCGCGACGGCGATCTCGACCAGCTCCGCGCGATCCTCGACGGCGGCAAGGGCGCCGGCCGGATGATCGCCTCCTACCGGACGATCGTGAAGCAGCGCACCGGCGAGCACTCCCGGGTGCTGCACTCACTGGCGGAGGACAGCGTGCCCGCGCTGATGCACTGTGCGGCCGGCAAGGACCGCGCGGGCATCTCGATAGCCGTCACGCTGCTGGCCGTGGGTGTGGAGCGCGAGGCGATCGTCGCCGACTACCTGGAGTCCAACGCCAAGCACCGGCGCTACAAGGTCCGCCGCAGCGGCAGCCAGGACAGCGCGTACACGCCCGAGGTGATGGAGCTGCTCAGCCCGCTCTTCGACGCGCGCGCCGAGTACCTGGAGGCGGCGTTCGACAGCATCGAGGAGACCTGGGGCGGCGTGGACGCCTACCTGGAGAAGGGCCTCGGCCTCTCCGCCGGGTCCCGCGACCGCCTGCGCGCGCGCCTGCTGAACTGAGGGACCCGGGGGCCCGGCGCCGGGGACTCCGGGCCCACCGTGTCAGCCCTTGGCACCGACCGCGAAGAGCAGGTAGAGGAACGCGGCGAGGACATGGCCGAGGGCGATGTAGATGATCAGCCGGATCCAGAGGGAACGGGGGAACTTCTCCTCGAAGTCACTCATAGCAGTTCTCCGGTCAGCGGGCCCAGGCACAGCGTGGCCGTGGGGCTCTGCAGCAAGGTGTGGACGAACAGCAGCTCGACGCCGTCCTGGTCCTCGGCGGCGAGGCGGTGCGGGATGAGCGAGTCGAAATGCGCGCTGTCGCCGGGCGCGAGCAGATGGGCGGTGTCGCCGAGGCGCAGCCGCAGCCGCCCCTTGAGGACGTACAGCCACTCCTCGCCCGGGTGGACGCGCACGATGTCGCCCTGGGAGCCGTACGGCACCTGCACACGCAGGGCCTGCATGGCCCGGCCGGGGGCCCCGGCCTGGAGGTAGGTCCAGCCGCCCGCCCGGGTCGGCTCCATGTCGGTGGACCGCACGATCGCGTCCCGGTCGGCGACCCGCTCCCCCAGCAGTTCGGAGACGGTCGTACCGTAGATACGGGCGAGCGCGAGGAGCATCGGCAGCGAGGGCTGGCGGTGCCCGGTCTCCAGGCGGGACAGGTGGGCGGGCGAGAGCCCGGCGGCGCGGGCCGCGGCCTCCAGGGTGAGGCCGGCGCGCCGGCGCAGTGCGCGCAGCTGTGGCGCGACGGCCGGGAGGTCGTCGCCCTGGTCCGCCGGTGAGGGGGCGTCTGAGGCTTCCATGCCTCTATTGACCGTCATTTTTGCCTGTGCGGCAATTTTCTTGCCTCTGAGGCAAACCCCCCGCCACGGCCCTCGGCCCCACCGCGCTCGTCCTCGGGGTCCTGGCCGCGGCGGGCGTGTGGCCGGCGCTCACGTTCGGCCTGTTTGCGGTGATGCCGATCGCCGGAGGGCTCGCCGTCACGTTCGGCCTGATGGGCGCCCACCACGCCCGCCGTGGTCTCGGCCGGATGTGGACCGCCGTGACGGGAGCCGTCCTCGGCACGATCGGACTGCTCTACCCCTTCGTCCTGATCCTGTCCTTCTCCCTCTGAGGGGATCGCGCTCAGCGGTTCGCCACCGCCTGCTTGATCAGGGTCTTGCCGAAGTCCCACATCAGCCCGCCGCCGCTGTGCGCGTCGTCCATGACGGCGGTGAAGGCGTCCACGAACCGGTCCACGTCGGCCTCGTCGATGATCAGCGGCGGAATGAGCTTGATCACCTCCAGATGGTCGCCGGAGACCTGGGTGAGGATCCGGTGCCGTTGCAGCAGCGGTACGACGACCATCTGCGCGAACAGGCCCTTGCGCGCCGCCTGGAGCATGGCCCACCGGCTGCGCAGCTTCAGCGAGGACGGCCTGCCGAACTCGATGCCGATCATCAGGCCCCGGCCGCGCACGTCGGCCAGCAGCTCGTACGTGTCGATCAGTGCGGTGAGCCGGGACTTGAGCAGCTCACCGGTCGTCCGCACGCCCGCGACGATCTGCTCGTTCTCCATGACCGACAGCACGGCCAGACCGCACGCCATCGCCTGGGCGCCCGAGCCGAAGCTCGCCGAGTGGACCAGAACGCGGTCCATGGACGAGTAGACCTTCTTGAAGATCCACTCCTTGCCGAGGGTGGCACCGACCGGGACGTAGCCGCCGGAGAGCGCCTTGGCCACGCACACCAGGTCCGGTTCGACGCCGTCCTCGTGCTGGTAGGCGTAGAAGTCGCCGGTGCGACCGAGGCCGGTCTGCACCTCGTCGGCGATGAGCAGCGCCTTGTGCCTGCGCAGCAACTCCTGCGCGCCGCGCAGATAGCCGGGCGGCGCCTCGTGCACGCCCTTGCCCTGGATCGGCTCCACGATCAGGGCGGCCACGTCGCCCTTCTTCAACTCCCGTGCCAGGGCGTCGAGATCACCGAGGGGTACGGCGGTGTCCGGCAGCAGCGGGGCGAAGCCGTCGCGGAAGCCGCTCTCGCCGTTCACCGAGAGCGCGCCGGTGGTCAGGCCGTGGAAGGCGTGGTCGCAGTACAGGACACGCGGCCTGCCGGTGGCGTACCGGGCGAACTTCAGGGCCGTCTCGACCGCTTCGGTGCCGCTGTTGCCGAAGAACACCCGGTCCAGGTGCGGGCTGTGCGCGAGCAGCCGTTCGGCGAGCAGTCCGGGCAACGGCTGGCAGTCGAAGCGGGTGAGGTCGGCGAGATCGAGGTCGAGCACGTCGTGCAGCGCCTTGCGGACGACGGGGTGATGGCGGCCCAGGCCCATCACCCCGAACCCGGCGAGCATGTCCAAATAGTCGTTGCCGTCCGCGTCGAAGAAGTGGGCGCCCTCGGCACGCTCGTAGACCTTGTCGAAGCCGATGGTGTGCAGCATGCGCGGGAGCTGCGGGTTGAGATGCTTGGCGTGCAGCTCGTAGCGTTCGGCTCCACGCTCGGCGAGCAGGGCGCCGAGGTCGAACTCGGTGGTCATTCACTCTCCTTGGCTGTGCCGCCGGCGTCCCCGACGGCCAGGCTCGCGCTGATCCGCCCGGCGATCTCGACGGGCGTGAGTCCGATGTCGGCCAGGACCTCGCTGCGTTTGGCGTGCGCGAGGAACTGCTCGGGGACGCCGAACCGCCGTACCGGCACGTCCACGTCGGCGTCGCCGAGGGCGAGGGCCACGGCCGAACCGACGCCCGCCGCACGGCTGTTGTCCTCCACCACGGCCACCAGGCGGTGCCCGGCGGCGAGTCCGGGCAGGGCGGGGTCGACGGGCTTGACCCAGCGAGGGTCGACCACCGTGCAGGTGATGCCCCGGGCGTCCAGGAGTTCGGCGGCCTGGAGACACACCGGTGCCATCACTCCGACGGCCACCAGCAGCACCTCGGGGCGCTCGCCGCGGTGCAGGACGTCCAGGCCGCCCACCCGGTCGACCGACGGGATGTCCGGGCCGACGGACTCCTTCGGGAAGCGGACCAGGGTCGGCGCGTCGTCCACGGCGACCGCCTCGCGGAGCTGGGCCCGCAGCTGGCCGGCGTCGCGCGGGGCGGCGATCCTGAGGCCCGGGACGACCTGGAGGACCGACATGTCCCACATGCCGTTGTGGGAGGCCCCGTCCACGCCGGTGACACCCGCCCGGTCCAGTACGAAGGTCACCCCGCAGCGGTGGAGGGCCACGTCCATCAGCAGCTGGTCGAAGGCGCGGTTGAGGAAGGTGGCGTAGACGGCGACGACCGGGTGGAGGCCGCCGGCGGCGAGGCCGGCGGCGGAGACGGCCGCGTGCTGCTCGGCGATGCCCACGTCCCACACCCGGTCGGGGAAGCGCTCGGCGAACTTCCCGAGACCGACCGGATGCAGCATGGCCGCCGTGATCGCCACGACGTCCTCCCGCTCCTGGCCGATCCGCACGATCTCGTCGCCGAACACCGAGGTCCACGACGGTCCGCCGGCCGGCGTGAGCGGCGCGCAGGTGAGCGGGTCCATCACCCCGACGGTGTGGAAGTGGTCCTCCTCGTGGGCGAGGGCCGGTTCGTAGCCGCGGCCCTTCTCCGTGAGGCAGTGCACCAGGACCGGGCCGTGGAAGCGCTTCGCGCGACGCAGCGCGGACTCCACGGCGTTGATGTCGTGGCCGTCGATCGGACCGATGTACTTCAGCCCCAGGTCCTCGAACATGCCCTGTGGGGCGAAGGCGTCCTTGAACCCCTTCTTCGCGCCGTGCAGGGACTCGTAGAGCGTGCCGCCGACGACCGGGGTCCTCAGGAGTACGTCCTTCCCCCAGGCCAGCATCTTCTCGTAACCGTCCGTCGTGCGCAGGGTGGCCAGGTGGTTGGCGAGGCCACCGATGGTGGGGGCGTACGAGCGCTCGTTGTCGTTGACGACGATGATCAGCGGCCGGTCCTTGGCGGCGGCGATGTTGTTCAGCGCCTCCCAGGCCATGCCGCCGGTCAGCGCGCCGTCGCCGATGACCGCGACGACATGCCCCTGCTCACGCTGCACCTGGCGGGCCTTGGCGAGGCCGTCGGCCCAGCCGAGCGCCGTGGAGGCGTGGCTGTTCTCGATGACGTCGTGCTCGGACTCCTCGCGCGAGGGGTAGCCGGACAGGCCGCCCTTCGAGCGCAGCTTGGAGAAGTCCTGCCGTCCCGTCAGCAGCTTGTGCACATAGCTCTGATGACCGGTGTCCCACAGGATGCGGTCGACCGGCGACTCGAAGACCCGGTGGAGCGCGATGGACAGTTCCACCACCCCCAGGTTGGGCCCGAGATGACCGCCGGTCCGCGACACCGCGTGCACCAGGAACTCGCGTATCTCCTCGGACAGTCCGCCGAGTTCCGCCTCGGACAGCGCCTTCAGGTCGCGTGGTCCCCGGATCGTCTCCAGAATGGTCACGCTCGGGCCCCCTCTCGGTCCGTGCCTTGCCTCAACTCAACTGGTCTGCGGGGCCCGTCCGCTCGGCGAGCTTCATGGCCTCCTCGATGAGGGTCTCCACGATCCTGGACTCCGGGACGGTCTTGACGACCTCGCCCTTCACGAAGATCTGACCCTTGCCGTTGCCCGAGGCAACCCCGAGATCTGCCTCGCGGGCCTCGCCGGGACCGTTGACCACACACCCCATCACCGCGACCCGCAACGGCACCTCCATGCCGTCCAGACCCGCGGTGACCTCCTCGGCGAGCTTGTACACGTCGACCTGGGCGCGGCCGCAGGACGGGCAGGAGACGATCTCCAGGCCGCGCTGCTTGAGGTTCAGCGACTCCAGGATCTGGAGGCCGACCTTGACCTCCTCGGCCGGCGGGGCCGACAGGGAGACGCGGATGGTGTCGCCGATCCCCTGGGAGAGCAGGGCGCCGAAGGCGACGGCCGACTTGATGGTGCCCTGGAAGGCCGGGCCGGCCTCCGTGACCCCCAGGTGCAGGGGGTAGTCGCACGCCTCGGCGAGCTGGCGGTAGGCCTCGATCATGACGACCGGGTCGTTGTGCTTGACGGAGATCTTGATGTCGCGGAAGTCGTGCTCCTCGAACAGCGACGCCTCCCACAGCGCGCTCTCGACCAGCGCCTCCGGGGTCGCCTTGCCGTACTTCTGGAGCAGGCGGCGGTCCAGCGAACCGGCGTTGACGCCGATGCGGATCGGGGTGCCGTGGTCCTTGGCGGCCTTGGCGATCTCCCTGACCTTGTCGTCGAACTGCTTGATGTTGCCCGGGTTCACGCGGACCGCGGCGCAGCCGGCCTCGATCGCCGCGAAGACGTACTTGGGCTGGAAGTGGATGTCCGCGATCACCGGGATCTGCGACTTGCGGGCGATGGTCGCGAGGGCGTCGGCGTCGTCCTGGGTCGGGCAGGCCACCCGGACGATCTGGCAGCCGGACGCGGTCAGCTCGGCGATCTGCTGGAGGGTGGCGCCGATGTCCGACGTACGGGTCGTCGTCATCGACTGCACCGAGACCGGGGCTCCGCCCCCGACCGCCACCGGCCCGACCTGGATCTGCCGCGAACCGCGCCGCGGTGCGACCGGACGGGCCGGTACCTCGGGAACGCCCAAGGGAACGGCGGTCATCGCGTCACTCCCGGTTTCCGGAGACGGTCTCGCGCATGGCCCGCAGGGACTCCTTCAGGGAGCCCATCGTGGCGAGGACGGCGGTGGGCTCGTAGCCGCAGTGCGCCATGCAGTTGGCGCAGCGCGGATCCTTGCCGCGGCCGTACTTGTCCCAGTCGGTCTCCTCGATGAGTTCCCGGTACGTCGGCACGTATCCGTCGCTCATCAGGTAGCAGGGGCGCTGCCAGCCGAAGAGCGAGTAGTTCGGGATCGCCCACGCGGTGCACGGGAAGTCGACCTTGCCCTCCAGGAAGTCCAGGAAGAGCGGGGAGTGGTTCAGCCGCCACTTGCGGCGGTTGCCGCCCGCGAAGGCCTTCTTGAACAGCTCGCGGGTCTGCTCCACGCCGAGGAAGTGCTCCTGGTCGGGAGCCTTCTCGTAGGCGTAGGCGGGCGAGATCATCATCTCGTCGACCTGGAGGTCGTCGTTGAGGAAGTTGAGCACCTCGATGACGGTCTGCGGGGTGTCGGTGTTGAAGAAGGTCGAGTTGGTGGTCACCCGGAAGCCGCGCCGCTTGGCCTCCTTGATGGCCTCCACCGCCTCGTCGAACACACCCTCCTTCGCGACGGACTCGTCGTGCCGCTCGCGCAGCCCGTCGATGTGCACCGCGAAGGCGAAATAAGGGGAGGGCGTGAACTTGTCCATCTTCTTGCGCATCAGCATCGCGTTCGTGCACAGGAAGACGTACTTCTTCTTCGCCACCAACTGCCGCACGATCTCGTCGATCTGCGGGTGCATCAACGGTTCTCCACCGGCGATGGAGACCATCGGCGCACCGGACTCCAGCACGGCGCCCACGGCCTGGGCGACCGGCATGCGCTGCTTGAGCACACCCGCCGGATGCTGGATCTTGCCGCATCCCTCGCACTTGAGGTTGCAGGCGAAGAGCGGTTCCAGCTCGACGATGAGCGGAAACTTGTCCCGCCTACGAAGCTTCTGTTCAGCCAGGTAAGTAGCGACCTTGATGGACTGACGCAACGGCATGGCCATCTGGCTCACCTCCGGGGGAGCAGCAAGGAACGGTGCCATTCGATGAATGCTGGAAGAACGGAACGCAGGACGCGGAAAGCCGATATTCCACCGCGCACCGTGCCGATCCGGACGAGTTCGTGTTCAGGAGCGTCCACGACCACCCGTACAGCCGCGACGGGCCGGTCGCCGGCGCGCACCGCGCTCAGGAGCGTGGCCGCCGACTCCATGTCGACGGCGATCGCACCGGTCGCGAGCAGGTCGGAGCGCTCCGGGCCACGGACGACGTGGTCGGAGCCGGTGAGGGGGCCGGTGTGGACCGTGCGCCCGGGCAGCAGGCGCGCGAGTTCCTTCACCAGCAGCTCGGTGCCCACACAGGCGACCGTGCCGCGCGGGTCCCGGGTCTCCTCGGCGACGACCAGGTCGCCGGGGTGCATGCCGGGGGCGAGCCCGGCGCAGAAGCCGGTGGCCAGGACGGCCGCGTCGGCCAGCGCCGGGTCGCCGAGCCGCCCGGTGACGGAGCGTTCCGCCGCCCTGGGGCCCATGCCCGTGCGGACGACCGTGTACGGCCCGCCGGCGCCCCCGCGGTCGCCGGTGCGCAGGGCGAGGTGCTCGATGCCGAGCGCGCAGGCGATCAGCAGCGGGGCCGGACCGGGCTGGTTGGTCAACTCAGACCCCCTGTGCCTCGACGAGGGCCTTGCCGGCCTTGGCGAGCGGGGGCCGCTCGAAGGGGTCGCCGTGCAGGTACCGGCCGAGCGCGGTGAGCGGGAAGACCTGCCGGTACAGGTGGTAGTTGATGGAGAAGTCCCAGGGGAAGCCGGTGCCGGTGAAGTACGGCTCGTCCCAGGTGCCGTCCTCCCGCTGGGTGTCGGCCAGCCAGCGGACGCCGCGCTCGACGGCCTTGGAGTCCTTCTCCCCCGCCGCGAGCAGCGCCATCAGCGCCCACGCGGTCTGCGAGGCGGTGGAGGCGCCGTGGCCGCTCCACTCCTCGGCGTACTTGTAGGAGCGCAGGTCCTCGCCCCAGCCGCCGTCGTCGTTCTGGACGCCCTCCAGCCAGGCCACCGCCCGCCGGATCGCCGGGTGCGAGCCGGGCAGACCGGCCGCGGTGAGCGCCGGCACCACGGAGCCGGTGCCGTAGATGTAGTTGACGCCCCAGCGGCCGAACCAGGAGCCGTTCGCCTCCTGTTCGGCGAGGAGCCAGGCGATGCCGCGCCGGGCACGCGGGTCGTGGGCGAGGCCCTCGGCCGCGAGCATCTCGACCACGTGCGCGGTGACGTCCGCGGACGGCGGGTCGATGACCTCGCCGAAGTCGCAGAACGGCAGCCGGTTCGGGAACGGGCTGGTGTTGTCGACGTCGAAGGCGCCCCACGCGCCGTTCTTCGACTGCATGCCGAGGTTCCAGCGCACGGCCCGTCCGACGGCATGGTCGACGCGCTCGGGGTCGTGGTGCCTGACCCGGCGCAGGGCGAGGGCCACCTCGGCGGTGTCGTCGATGTCCGGGTAGTTGTCGTTGTGGAACTCGAACGCCCAGCCACCCGGCGGGAGTCCGGGGCGCTTCACGGCCCAGTCGCCGGGCCGGACGATCTCCTCGCCGAGCATCCAGTCGGCCGCCCGGACCAGCTGGGGGTGGTCGGCGGGCAGTCCCGCGTCGGCGAGCGCGATGGTGGCGAGGCAGGTGTCCCACACCGGGGACTGGCAGGCCTCGATCATCCGGGCGCCGTCCTCGCGCCATACGGCGAAACGGTCCAGCGAGGCGAGGCCCTCGCGCATCACCGGATGCCGGAGGTCGTAGCCCAGCAGGTGCAGGGCGATGACCGAGTAGACGGCCGGGGGCTGGATGCCGCCCCAGCAGCCGTCGTTCTCCTGCCGCTCGATGATCCAGCGGGCGGCGGCGTTCATCGCGGCCTTGCGCACACCGCGCGGAACGATCTTGCGCAGCTGGTGCAGCGCCTTGTCCAGCCGCTGGAAGGCGCCGTCCCAGCTGGCCACCGGCGCCAGGGGCTTGGCCGGGTTGGGGTCGGCCGGGTCGGTGTGCAGCTCGTCCAGCGGGAAGGGTGCCGGGCGCACCGGGCGCTTGGCCGAGACGACGGTGAGCGGCACGATCGTCTGCCGGGCCCAGCAGCCGAAGTCGTAGATGTTGAGCGGCATCCAGGTCGGGAACCAGATCAGCTCCGGCGGGAGTTCGGGTAGGTCCTCCCACTTCCACCAGCCGAACAGGGCGAGCCAGATCCGGGTGAAGACGCGGGCTGCGGCGATGCCGCCGCGTTCACGGATCCAGGCGGAGGCCTTCGCCATGTGGGGGGCGTCGGGCAGGTCGCCGGCCAGGCGGAGGGCGACGTACGCCTCGATGGTGGTGGACAGTTCGCCGGGTCCGCCGTAGAAGGTGGCCCAGGTGCCGTCCTCGCGCTGCTCGCCGCGGATGAACTTCGCGGCGGCCACGGCGGTCGACTCGTCGAGGATGCCCAGGAACTGACGGAGCAGCAGGTCCTCGGCGTCCATGGTGACGTTCGTCTCCAGGTCGCCCTTCCACCAGCCCTCGGCGTCCTGCCGGGCGAGCAGGAAGTCGGTGGCGCGCCTCGCGGCGTGCGCGGCGGCTTCCCGTACCCCGGCCGCCTCGGGGGTGGTGATGGCGGTGTCGCTGGCCGCGGCAGCGCGGGGCGGCAGGGTCGCCCCGGTGCTTCCGTCGGTCGTCGCTGTCATGGCTTCCCCTTCGTGCAGTCGTGCGAGTCGTGCTGCTGTGGGTCCGCCGTCGGCCGGTGTCCTGCCTCCGCGGGAGGCACCGGCCGGCGACTAAGCGAGGCGTGTCGAACCGATGGCGATCATCTCTTCCGTACGACGACGAAGTCGGCGAGTGCCGTGAAGGAGGCCCGCACCGGGTCGGGCATGTGGACGGCGTCGAGGGCCTCGACGGCGATGACGTGCTGGCGGCGTGCTTCCCCGGCGGTCCACTCGCGGCCGCCGGCCTCCTCGATGAGGGCCGCGCGTGCCGCGAACTCCTCCTCGGAGAAGTTCTCGAAGTCGCTGCTCTTGGCGTCGGCGGCGAGGATCTCGCCGAGCCGCTCCGAGGCCGGGCCGCCGGCCGCGAGGGCGGCCACCACCGGCAGGGACTTCTTGCGCTGGCGCAGATCGCTCCAGGTCTGCTTGCCGGTGGACTCCGGGTCGCCCCAGATGCCGAGGAGGTCGTCGACGGCCTGGAAGGCGAGGCCGAGGTGGTAGCCGTACTTCTCCAGCGCGTCGGCGGTGGCGTCGTCGGCGCCGCCGAGGACGGCGCCGATGGAGCTGGAGGCGGCGAGCAGGGCGCCGGTCTTGTTGCCCTCCATCTCCAGGCACTCCTCGACGCTGACCCGGTCGCGGTGCTCGTAGGAGATGTCCTGGGCCTGACCGTCGATCAGGGCGCGGGTGGCGGTGGTCAGCCGGCGGGTGGCGCGGCCGGCCTCGACGCTGCCGAGCTCCAGCAGGACCTCGTTGGCGAGGGCGAACAGGGCGTCGCCGACCAGGATCGCCTGGGCGGGGCCGTGCACCTTCCAGACGGTGTCGCGGTGGCGGCGCTGCTCGTCGCCGTCCATCAGATCGTCGTGCAGCAACGAGAAGTTGTGGACGAGTTCGACGGCGACGGCGCCGGGGACGCCCACCTCGGGCGCGGCACCGGTGACCTCGGCGGAGAGCACGGCGAGCGCGGGCCGTACGGCCTTGCCGCCGTCTCCGTCGGCCGGGTTGCCGGCCGCGTCGATCCAGCCGAAGTGGTAGGCGGCGACGGTGTCCATCGGAGGCGCCAGGCGGTCCACGGCCGCACGCAGGACCGGGGTGGCCAGGGTCCGGCCGCGCTCCAGCAGCGCGGTCACGTCCACCGCGGCCCGTGGAGCGGGCTTCGAGGCCGGGGGCACAGTGGGCACAGTCTCTCCTCTTGTTGCGGTACCGGGGGTGCGGGGGCCTGCCGCATGCTCCAGACCGGGCATCAGGCCGCCTCCTCGAACTCGAAGAGGTGGCGGGGGCGGGGCCGGCCCAGGGCGCTCAGCGCGGCGTCGGCCGCGCTCACTCCACTGCGGACCGCACTCTCCATGGTCGCGGGCCACCCTGTGGCGGTCCACGCTCCGGCCAGGTACAGGCCGGGGGACTTGGTGCGGGCGCCGGGCCGCAGCCGCCCGACGCCGGGGGTGGGGGCGAACGTCGCCGTGCGCTCCCGGGTCACGAAGAAGTCCTGCACCACGGCCGCCCGGGTGCCGGGGATCAGCCGCTCCAGCTCGGGCAGGTAGCGGTCGCGGAGGTCGGCGACCGGTGTGTCGATCTCGTCCTGGGCGGCCGACTGGGACAGCGCGAGGTACTGGCCCGTGCGCAGCCCCGAGGCGTGGGTGCGGTCGAAGACCCACTGCACGGGGGTGCCGAGGGCGGCGAAGAAGGGCTTCGCGAGCACCTTGCGGTCGTAGACGACGTGGACGTTGAGGATCGGCGCGGTGCCGATGTCGAGCAGCCGCCCCGGGTCGTCCAGGGCGCCGGGCGGCAGCAGGTCGTGGGTCTCGCGCTGGGGTACGGCGAGGACGACGGCGTCGGCGTGCAGCGTCTCGCCGGGAACCTGAACGTTCCAGCTCCCGTTCTCGTTGGAGGAGATGGAGGTGACGCGTGTACGGACCTCGGAACGCACGCCCGCGGAGTCGAGCGCCTTGCGGGCCAGCCGGTCGTGCAGTTCGCCCAGCGGGACATGGGCCCAGCCGATGTCGGCCGCGCCCGGGTCGGACAGCAGGCCGGTCTTGAACACCATCGCGGCGAGTCCCAGCGAGGCGTCGCCCGCGACCGCGTTGAGGGTGGCGACCCCGACCAGGTCCCACAGGGCCTCGACGGCGCGTGCCGACTGGCCGTGCGCGGCCAGCCAGCTGCCGAAGTCCTGGGTGTCCAGGGCCGGATCGGCGGGGTCGAGCCCCTGGAGCGCGAGCGCGGCCCGGCCCACGGCGGCACGCTCGACGAGCGAGAGATGCGGATAGGCGGCCAGGCTGCG of the Streptomyces sp. 1222.5 genome contains:
- a CDS encoding tyrosine-protein phosphatase, whose protein sequence is MTQQVPSTEPELAGVRNFRDVGGLPTVDGRRVRQGVLFRSGHLAHATPADAAFLATLGLHTIFDFRNAADQKLEGPDVELPGVRNVNLPLSDPADGAEFWKMVRDGDLDQLRAILDGGKGAGRMIASYRTIVKQRTGEHSRVLHSLAEDSVPALMHCAAGKDRAGISIAVTLLAVGVEREAIVADYLESNAKHRRYKVRRSGSQDSAYTPEVMELLSPLFDARAEYLEAAFDSIEETWGGVDAYLEKGLGLSAGSRDRLRARLLN
- a CDS encoding DUF6126 family protein; its protein translation is MSDFEEKFPRSLWIRLIIYIALGHVLAAFLYLLFAVGAKG
- a CDS encoding helix-turn-helix domain-containing protein, with product MEASDAPSPADQGDDLPAVAPQLRALRRRAGLTLEAAARAAGLSPAHLSRLETGHRQPSLPMLLALARIYGTTVSELLGERVADRDAIVRSTDMEPTRAGGWTYLQAGAPGRAMQALRVQVPYGSQGDIVRVHPGEEWLYVLKGRLRLRLGDTAHLLAPGDSAHFDSLIPHRLAAEDQDGVELLFVHTLLQSPTATLCLGPLTGELL
- a CDS encoding aspartate aminotransferase family protein, whose amino-acid sequence is MTTEFDLGALLAERGAERYELHAKHLNPQLPRMLHTIGFDKVYERAEGAHFFDADGNDYLDMLAGFGVMGLGRHHPVVRKALHDVLDLDLADLTRFDCQPLPGLLAERLLAHSPHLDRVFFGNSGTEAVETALKFARYATGRPRVLYCDHAFHGLTTGALSVNGESGFRDGFAPLLPDTAVPLGDLDALARELKKGDVAALIVEPIQGKGVHEAPPGYLRGAQELLRRHKALLIADEVQTGLGRTGDFYAYQHEDGVEPDLVCVAKALSGGYVPVGATLGKEWIFKKVYSSMDRVLVHSASFGSGAQAMACGLAVLSVMENEQIVAGVRTTGELLKSRLTALIDTYELLADVRGRGLMIGIEFGRPSSLKLRSRWAMLQAARKGLFAQMVVVPLLQRHRILTQVSGDHLEVIKLIPPLIIDEADVDRFVDAFTAVMDDAHSGGGLMWDFGKTLIKQAVANR
- the dxs gene encoding 1-deoxy-D-xylulose-5-phosphate synthase yields the protein MTILETIRGPRDLKALSEAELGGLSEEIREFLVHAVSRTGGHLGPNLGVVELSIALHRVFESPVDRILWDTGHQSYVHKLLTGRQDFSKLRSKGGLSGYPSREESEHDVIENSHASTALGWADGLAKARQVQREQGHVVAVIGDGALTGGMAWEALNNIAAAKDRPLIIVVNDNERSYAPTIGGLANHLATLRTTDGYEKMLAWGKDVLLRTPVVGGTLYESLHGAKKGFKDAFAPQGMFEDLGLKYIGPIDGHDINAVESALRRAKRFHGPVLVHCLTEKGRGYEPALAHEEDHFHTVGVMDPLTCAPLTPAGGPSWTSVFGDEIVRIGQEREDVVAITAAMLHPVGLGKFAERFPDRVWDVGIAEQHAAVSAAGLAAGGLHPVVAVYATFLNRAFDQLLMDVALHRCGVTFVLDRAGVTGVDGASHNGMWDMSVLQVVPGLRIAAPRDAGQLRAQLREAVAVDDAPTLVRFPKESVGPDIPSVDRVGGLDVLHRGERPEVLLVAVGVMAPVCLQAAELLDARGITCTVVDPRWVKPVDPALPGLAAGHRLVAVVEDNSRAAGVGSAVALALGDADVDVPVRRFGVPEQFLAHAKRSEVLADIGLTPVEIAGRISASLAVGDAGGTAKESE
- the ispG gene encoding flavodoxin-dependent (E)-4-hydroxy-3-methylbut-2-enyl-diphosphate synthase, whose amino-acid sequence is MTAVPLGVPEVPARPVAPRRGSRQIQVGPVAVGGGAPVSVQSMTTTRTSDIGATLQQIAELTASGCQIVRVACPTQDDADALATIARKSQIPVIADIHFQPKYVFAAIEAGCAAVRVNPGNIKQFDDKVREIAKAAKDHGTPIRIGVNAGSLDRRLLQKYGKATPEALVESALWEASLFEEHDFRDIKISVKHNDPVVMIEAYRQLAEACDYPLHLGVTEAGPAFQGTIKSAVAFGALLSQGIGDTIRVSLSAPPAEEVKVGLQILESLNLKQRGLEIVSCPSCGRAQVDVYKLAEEVTAGLDGMEVPLRVAVMGCVVNGPGEAREADLGVASGNGKGQIFVKGEVVKTVPESRIVETLIEEAMKLAERTGPADQLS